In Hamadaea flava, a genomic segment contains:
- a CDS encoding pilin: MHTLNLLLSAADPDAGTKALSAIIENARGWVVGIIAAVATLFLVIAGLRHVTAGGDPAEVEKAKDAFKNALKGYALAALAPIVMQILIGLLP; this comes from the coding sequence GTGCACACCCTCAACCTTCTGCTGTCCGCGGCGGATCCCGACGCGGGAACCAAAGCGCTGTCAGCCATCATCGAAAACGCCCGCGGCTGGGTGGTCGGCATCATCGCCGCCGTCGCCACCCTGTTCCTGGTCATCGCCGGTCTGCGGCATGTCACCGCCGGCGGCGATCCAGCCGAGGTGGAAAAGGCCAAGGACGCGTTCAAAAACGCGCTCAAGGGCTACGCCCTGGCCGCGCTCGCCCCGATCGTGATGCAGATCCTCATCGGACTGCTGCCCTAG